The genomic segment CTCTATATGAAGGGAAGCTGTGACGAAGAGTTGGTACAGGAGGTCCAGAAAAAGCTGAAGGAAATCCGCACGAACCGCCTTCCGGGCAGCAGCTTCCTCGAGGAAGCGCTGGACGACCGGCTGGCATCCCCGTTTCCGAAAATGCTGAATACGGAAAGGCCCGACGTGTTGGCTTCCTCGCTGTTCGAAGGACGAATCGCGCTATTGACGGACGGAAGTCCGAGCAACTTGGTCGCGCCAGCGACCTTGCTGTCCTTCATGCAGTCCGCGGAAGACTATTACCAGCGATATTTTTACAGCAGTTGGGTCCGCGTCCTGCGATACGCCTTTTTCGGCTTAAGCCTGGTGTTGCCCTCGGCTTATGTCGCCATCACGACGTTCCATCCCGAGATGATGCCGTACAACCTGCTGATCTCCGTCGCTTCGAGCCGGGATATCGTGCCGTTCCCGGCCATTGTGGAGGCGCTCATCATGGAGGTGACGTTCGAGGTGATGCGCGAAGCGGGACAGCGTATCCCGTCGGCCATCGGACAGACGATCTCGATCGTCGGCGCGATCGTGATCGGGGACGCCGCGGTGACGGCCGGCATCGTAAGCGCCCCGATGGTCATCATCGTCGCCCTGACGGGCATCTCTTCGTTTATCGTGCCGCATTTCTCGTTGACGCTGACGGTTCGTTTCCTCCGGTTCATGCTGCTGTTCACTTCGGCGATCTTCGGCCTGCTGGGCTTGATCGTCGGCGTCTTTTTCGTCTACATTCACCTGCTGTCGTTGGATTCGTTCGGTACGCCTTACCTGTCTCCGTTTATCCCGTACAAGGCGGAGCGGATGAAGGATGCCGCAGGGCGGTTCCCATGGAGTAAGCGTATGGGCCCCAAGCGTTCCTAAAAAGCGAACGAAACGAGGAGAAACGATGCCCAAGCGTCTAGGAGCCCATTCCTTTGCCATAAAACTGACGATGATCGTCGTCGCGCTGACGGAGTTAACCGGTTGCTGGTCCAAGCAGGAGCTCAACGATCGCACCTTCGTGTCGACGATGATCGTCGATCGGGACGAGCAGGGCCGGACGGAGATCTCGACCATGTTCCTTCTCCCGAATCGCATCTCGATCGGCTTGAACGCTTCTCCAGGCGCCGAGAAGCCGTTCGTGTTGATGACGGGCAAAGGACGGGATATCACGGAAGCCTTTCAGCAGATCCAGAAGGACCTGCCGCGCAACGTCGCATGGGGGCAAATGCGCACGATCATCGTCGGAGACCGTTACGCGCGGGCGGGGATGGCGCCTCTGTTCGATTTCCTGATCCGGGCGACGGATTTCCGGCTTCGCGTTTACGTGTTTTACTTTAACGGCGAAGCCCGGAATGTCGCGAAGCTGACGCCCCTCTTCGAACGCTTCCCCGCGGAGATCTGGCGCGAATCCGCGCATTCCAGGCGACTGCCGCCGGTCAATATCCGGAATTTGCTGTATTCGCAATGGAATAACTTGGGAGATGCTTATATCCCCGAGTTGAGCATGCGGGATCTTAAGCTGGAGACCGAGGACAAAACCGTGCATTGGTCCGGCATCGGAGGCGCGGCGCTCATGAAAAACAACGCCGTCGTCGGCACGTTTACGGAGGACGAGACGATAGGGATCTCATTCATGAAAAGCCGCACGCCGGAAATGATGCTGACGGCGACGATCCCGGATCCCAAAGGGCTGTTCAGCGTCAGGCTGGTCGACGTCAAGCAGGTCACGAGAGCCGAACGGCGCGGCGGCAAGGTATACATCCACGTGTCCATCGACGGCAAGGCGGATCTCGTCTCCATCCAATCGAATCTGGATCTTTACGATCCGGCGAGCATGAGGAAGATCGAGCGGGCACTGAACGTGCGGGTGCGGGATCTGGCGCAATCCGCAGCCGACAAGGCGCAGGAGGAGCAGGTAGACGCTTTCCAATGGAGCGAATACGTGAAGTACAAATATCCGTCGCTATGGCGGAGGTGGGCGGACCAGCCGCGGGAGAATCTGTTCTTGAACATGAAACCGGTAATCCACGCCCGCATCACCATGCGAACCCCCGGCATCAGCCATTCGCCCAGAGTGTCCTCGAAAGGAGGCGGCATCTCATGATCATGCTGACGCTGGGCATGGGGGCCGTCATCTTGTACCAAATCTTTCTGTTGCGGCGCGGATCGGCGTGCAAGCGCGACCGGGTCGTCGCCTTTGCCGTGACCGGATTCGTATTCGTCTTCGCGGCGCTCGCGCACTATATGCCCGAATGGGTGAATCCCAACCGGGCGATCGACTTCGTCTTCGGGCCGGTGCAAAGCTGGATCACCCGCAAGTGATAGGCAAAGAGAGGAGGGACCGCCTTGAAAAACCAGGGGACGATAACGGGGCTCCAGATTGGAGCGCTCATTTTCGTATACGTGTTTTCGACGACGATCGCCTTCTTGCTCGCCCCGATGGCCAAGAACGCTCCCTTCGACGGCGTATACGGCATTGTGCTTGCCGCGGTAGCCGGAACGGCGCTTACCGCCTTCAGTCTGCGCTACGCGCTGCTCCGTCCCTCTACTTATGTCGGCATCGAAGGCGCGAAAGTGGTAGGCAAGGTGGGACATATCGCGATTTTGCTGCTTTCGGCTTTTTTCTTTCTTCACTTGTCCGCGCATATTCTCCGCGAGTTTACCGATTTTTTCGTGCCGACCTATTTGAAGGAGACGCCGTCGGTCGCGGTCGCCGTGCTGGTCATGGCGGCCGTGGCGTCCATGGCCCAATCGGGCGTTCCGGTCGCGTTTCGATTCGCGCAGGGCTGTTTTTTCGTCATCGGTTTTCTCTTTTTCATCAAGCCCTTGTTTTTTATTCCCGAAATGAGCACGCCGATGTGGCACGAATTTACGCGTATTCACGATTGGAAGGCGCTGTGGAGCCAGACGTATTCGCTGATCCCCTGGTACGGGGAATTGGTGCTGCTCGCATACATCGTGCCGCTATTCGACGGCCGTCAGAAGGTGCGCAAGGCGGTGTGGATCGGTTCGATGGCGGGAACCTATATTTTCGTCTCGGAATTTCTGCTCATGATCGTATTCTTCGGTCCGCAGCTCTCGGGCGCGCTTATGTATCCGGCGCTGGAGCTGAGCGGCTTCCTGCATCTGGGCGACTTCGTTCATAATATGGACGCGATCATCGTCTCCATCTGGTTTGCAGGCCTATTCATCAAGCTCGGCATCGTCTTCGCCGTCGGGACGTTGCTGGTCTCCCAAGCGCTCGGGCTCAGTCATTATAAGCCGATCACTTTTCCGCTCGCGGCATTCGTCGTGGCGCTGTCGGTCGTCCTGGCCCGCTATCCGGCCGAGCTGGCCCGATCTTTCGACAGGAGTTGGGCGACCTTCGCTTTGTTCGTCGAGTGCCTCGTCTTCCTGTATCCGATCATCTCCCGGCTCAAGGGCGGCCAGCGGCGCAGCGAGTAAATAGCGACTACCCGCATGCCGCCTCTCATACAATGGTGAGAGCAAATCCGATTGCGGGGAGGCGCTCATCGATGCAGCAAGACGGGGGCATGTCGATCAAGGAGGAGCATTTATTCTGGCTCGAGGTGCTGGAGGATCATGCGCATTTTCTGAGGGACTATCTGTCGCCGTCCGAGACGAGGTGGTGGCAGGAGGCAGAGCGCTTCTTCGAGCCGTTCCGCGAGGCGATCGCGCGAGCGGAGGCGCTGCCGCCCTTCGAGCCAGCCGAGGCTCCGACGATGCGGGCGTTCGCGGAGAGCGTCTATCCGCTCGCGGACGCCTACTGCCGGCTGGAAGGGCATATGCAGCACCTGCGGCTGTTCAACCAAGTCAATCTCAATCTGACGCCGTCCTACTTCAACGGCACGATCGGCGAGAACCGGGAGTATTTGCGGCAGCTCTCCTACTGGGCGCAGGGGGGGCCGGCGCCGCCTCTAGCCTTGACGCAATTGCTCGATCTGTGGATCGAGGATCAACTCGGACATGCCGTGCTGCTGCACGGGCTGCTGGATCCCGTCGAGCAGGCGCTGGGCGCGCAGGCGGAAAGGTTCGCCACGGTCTTTTCCACGTATATGGTCAAAAACCGCGCCATGCAGAGCTACGAGCGTTTTACTGCGCCCGGTTTCCCGGCCGAGACGCGATTCGCGGCCGAGGTGCTGGAGTCGGTGAAAGAATTCTACGCCTTCGTGCAGCGGATCGTAGCCGAATACGTCGACACCGAGCTGCTGTCCAAGGCTACGCTGCGGTTCCTCGAGCATCACTTTCCGGAATCGTGCTACTTCATGCGCAAGCTCGCCGTCTTCGTGCCAGGAGCGCCCTCCTTCGCCGAGTGCCCGTTGAGGAGGCTGTCCAGGGTGGGCGGGGCTTGAGGCAGGGAGGATGAGGCTTGGGCGGTTTGTATGCGATGTGCAGCCGACGCGTGAGGGGGTTGCGGGCGGTCGGCAGACGGACCGTGAGTCCGCTATTTGCGCGAAAGGAGAGGTTTGGCGAGGGTTAACGGACCGTATGGCCGATATTGCATCTAAAAGCGGGAAAACACCGCGCATTCTGGCCGAATAACGGACTGTGGGTCCGCTCGCATACGTTTTATGGCCTGGAAGGCGGAATTAGCGGAACTGTGGTCCGCTTGCCGCCGCCCTGGCCTTCGCCGCACTCACCTTCACCGCTCTGGCCTTCGCCGCCTTCACTTGCGCTAACCATCAACGCTCCTGCGTGCCATCTTGGCACCCCGCGCCTTACCGAACGCCCGTATACTTGCGCACAAGCGCCGCCAATTCCTCGCAGTAGTCGCATTGCTCCCAACGGAACGACTCCGGCAGCCGGTAGACGGTCTCCCAAGGCAGCTCCTCGAGGAACGGCTTCAGGTTCTGCTCGACGCAGATCGCCTGCATGATCGTGCGCATCCGGAATTGCAGCGGATAGCGCGCCTCCGTAGAGATTGGCTTGAAGTACGTCTGCGCCATGTAGTCGACCAGCGCTTCGCCCTTTCCCTGCTCCTCGTGCTGGTTCCATACCTGCTTGATCTTGCCCGCGAGCAGCCGCCAAGGCGTGTCTTCGCGCGGATACGCGATGCCCATGACGGCGGCGTCCTTGTACGTCCACAGCGCCCAGGAGACGTCGTTGGTCTCGCACAGCTCCAGCATGTCCTCGATGATGCTTACCTGGAAGTCGATCTCCTGCGGATTCAAGACCAGGCCGAGCTCGCCGCACCAGACGGGCTTCTTGTACTTGTCGCGGACGGCGAGCAGCTTGGCGAACGCCTCGGCGAAGATCTGCCTGCGCCGCGCGCGATCCATCTCGGGGCTGAGCACGGCCGGCTCGTCGACGAACGGATAGAAGTGGAACTCGTACGCGACCTGCGGGTCGTCGACGGGATCGAGCATGGAGAAGTCGGTCGTGAACGCATTGCCTTCGAT from the Cohnella hashimotonis genome contains:
- a CDS encoding glycoside hydrolase family 5 protein; its protein translation is MNDHLTDFLQVRGEDFTANGEKVLLRGFGLGSWMNLEHFMIGLPGTDTMIKKAFADVYGADRAATFFDRFLLEFVDERDFAFLKSLGVNSLRLPFNYKYFIDDQRPGVYKEEGFVYLDHVVDLCEQFGIYAILDLHSVPGGQNPDWHCDTSSGLPLFWEYGALRDTVIGLWGHIAKRYRDRPWVGAYDIVNEPSLVKDAVVFNEFYDKVIAEIRRHDPHHIIFIEGNAFTTDFSMLDPVDDPQVAYEFHFYPFVDEPAVLSPEMDRARRRQIFAEAFAKLLAVRDKYKKPVWCGELGLVLNPQEIDFQVSIIEDMLELCETNDVSWALWTYKDAAVMGIAYPREDTPWRLLAGKIKQVWNQHEEQGKGEALVDYMAQTYFKPISTEARYPLQFRMRTIMQAICVEQNLKPFLEELPWETVYRLPESFRWEQCDYCEELAALVRKYTGVR
- a CDS encoding spore germination protein → MELAQWLNDRLKDRPDVVSQKIEQGKFACTIYYMTEAIDLEMLQTQVLRTLLAPYEGSDEERLGDILERRSYFPTIYSLTRSPEAALDGLLNGQAALCIDGQATGVLFPFQQKAMRSVSAGENEKTIRGPKESFVEDIWTNLSLVRQRVKSDKLVVEEFVIGSESRTTVLLLYMKGSCDEELVQEVQKKLKEIRTNRLPGSSFLEEALDDRLASPFPKMLNTERPDVLASSLFEGRIALLTDGSPSNLVAPATLLSFMQSAEDYYQRYFYSSWVRVLRYAFFGLSLVLPSAYVAITTFHPEMMPYNLLISVASSRDIVPFPAIVEALIMEVTFEVMREAGQRIPSAIGQTISIVGAIVIGDAAVTAGIVSAPMVIIVALTGISSFIVPHFSLTLTVRFLRFMLLFTSAIFGLLGLIVGVFFVYIHLLSLDSFGTPYLSPFIPYKAERMKDAAGRFPWSKRMGPKRS
- a CDS encoding GerAB/ArcD/ProY family transporter produces the protein MKNQGTITGLQIGALIFVYVFSTTIAFLLAPMAKNAPFDGVYGIVLAAVAGTALTAFSLRYALLRPSTYVGIEGAKVVGKVGHIAILLLSAFFFLHLSAHILREFTDFFVPTYLKETPSVAVAVLVMAAVASMAQSGVPVAFRFAQGCFFVIGFLFFIKPLFFIPEMSTPMWHEFTRIHDWKALWSQTYSLIPWYGELVLLAYIVPLFDGRQKVRKAVWIGSMAGTYIFVSEFLLMIVFFGPQLSGALMYPALELSGFLHLGDFVHNMDAIIVSIWFAGLFIKLGIVFAVGTLLVSQALGLSHYKPITFPLAAFVVALSVVLARYPAELARSFDRSWATFALFVECLVFLYPIISRLKGGQRRSE
- a CDS encoding DUF2935 domain-containing protein; its protein translation is MQQDGGMSIKEEHLFWLEVLEDHAHFLRDYLSPSETRWWQEAERFFEPFREAIARAEALPPFEPAEAPTMRAFAESVYPLADAYCRLEGHMQHLRLFNQVNLNLTPSYFNGTIGENREYLRQLSYWAQGGPAPPLALTQLLDLWIEDQLGHAVLLHGLLDPVEQALGAQAERFATVFSTYMVKNRAMQSYERFTAPGFPAETRFAAEVLESVKEFYAFVQRIVAEYVDTELLSKATLRFLEHHFPESCYFMRKLAVFVPGAPSFAECPLRRLSRVGGA
- a CDS encoding Ger(x)C family spore germination protein, giving the protein MPKRLGAHSFAIKLTMIVVALTELTGCWSKQELNDRTFVSTMIVDRDEQGRTEISTMFLLPNRISIGLNASPGAEKPFVLMTGKGRDITEAFQQIQKDLPRNVAWGQMRTIIVGDRYARAGMAPLFDFLIRATDFRLRVYVFYFNGEARNVAKLTPLFERFPAEIWRESAHSRRLPPVNIRNLLYSQWNNLGDAYIPELSMRDLKLETEDKTVHWSGIGGAALMKNNAVVGTFTEDETIGISFMKSRTPEMMLTATIPDPKGLFSVRLVDVKQVTRAERRGGKVYIHVSIDGKADLVSIQSNLDLYDPASMRKIERALNVRVRDLAQSAADKAQEEQVDAFQWSEYVKYKYPSLWRRWADQPRENLFLNMKPVIHARITMRTPGISHSPRVSSKGGGIS